A window of Phyllobacterium sp. T1293 contains these coding sequences:
- a CDS encoding ABC transporter permease, with protein sequence MGMFEAILLTVATAATPLLIAAMGELVVERSGVLNLGVEGMMIMGAVAGFGVAQVTGSAWLGMFAAILAGAAFSLLFGFLTLTLVTNQVATGLALTLLGLGASAMIGESFVGLPGVRMQSLYIPVLTDLPVVGKFLFGQDPIFYISILLTIGVTWFLFRTRAGLTLRAVGDNHTSAHALGVPVVRVRYLAVMFGGACAGLAGAQLSLVYVPQWVENMTSGRGWIALALVVFASWRPWRILAGAYLFGAVTIGQLHAQALGIGIPSQFMSSLPYLATIVVLVLISRNKRLTLMNTPTSLGKPFVPDR encoded by the coding sequence ATGGGCATGTTTGAAGCCATTCTTTTGACTGTTGCCACCGCGGCAACGCCTTTGCTGATCGCCGCGATGGGTGAACTGGTGGTGGAGCGATCCGGCGTCCTCAATCTCGGCGTTGAAGGCATGATGATCATGGGTGCCGTTGCGGGTTTTGGTGTGGCGCAAGTAACGGGATCGGCGTGGCTTGGAATGTTCGCAGCCATTCTTGCGGGCGCAGCCTTTTCCCTGTTGTTCGGTTTTCTGACACTGACGCTTGTTACCAATCAAGTGGCAACGGGGCTGGCGCTGACACTGCTCGGGCTCGGCGCGTCGGCGATGATCGGGGAAAGCTTTGTCGGGTTGCCCGGTGTGCGGATGCAGTCCCTGTACATTCCCGTCCTCACTGATCTTCCCGTGGTTGGCAAGTTCCTGTTCGGACAAGACCCGATTTTCTATATCTCGATCCTTCTTACCATCGGGGTTACTTGGTTCCTGTTCCGTACCCGCGCCGGACTGACACTGCGTGCTGTCGGTGACAATCACACATCAGCCCACGCGCTTGGTGTCCCTGTTGTGCGGGTTCGCTATCTCGCTGTCATGTTCGGGGGCGCTTGCGCCGGGCTCGCCGGTGCGCAACTATCGCTCGTCTATGTGCCGCAATGGGTGGAAAACATGACGTCGGGCCGGGGATGGATTGCGCTTGCACTGGTGGTGTTCGCTTCATGGCGGCCATGGCGCATTCTCGCTGGTGCCTATCTCTTCGGTGCTGTGACCATTGGCCAGTTGCATGCGCAGGCTTTGGGTATCGGCATACCCTCGCAGTTCATGTCGTCCTTACCCTATCTGGCAACAATTGTCGTTCTTGTGCTGATTTCGCGCAACAAGCGGCTGACCCTTATGAATACGCCGACATCCCTCGGCAAACCCTTCGTGCCCGACCGCTGA
- a CDS encoding BMP family ABC transporter substrate-binding protein translates to MKKLLMALSMAASFAVTGATHAEEKLKVGFIYIGPPGDFGWTYQHDQGRKEMEKALGDKVETTFLESVPEGADAERSIERLARAGNKLIFTTSFGYMDATIKVAQKFPNVKFEHATGYKTADNVAVYNSRFYEGRYVQGVIAAKMSKVGVAGYIGSFPIPEVVQGINSFMLGAQSVNPNFKVKVIWANSWFDPGKEADAAKALVDQGVDIITQHTDSTAPMQVAAERKIKAFGQASDMIKFGPETQLTSIVDNWGPYYIERAKAVIDGTWKTHNVFHGMHENLVVMAPYTNMPDDVKKLAEETQAKIASGALKPFTGPVKKQDGSEWLKAGETADDKTILSMNFYVAGVDDKLPQ, encoded by the coding sequence ATGAAAAAACTGCTTATGGCGCTGTCCATGGCCGCCAGCTTTGCTGTGACGGGAGCGACGCATGCCGAGGAGAAGCTGAAGGTTGGCTTCATCTATATCGGACCACCCGGTGATTTCGGCTGGACCTACCAGCATGATCAGGGCCGCAAGGAAATGGAAAAGGCGCTTGGTGACAAGGTTGAAACCACGTTCCTTGAAAGTGTACCTGAGGGTGCCGACGCAGAACGCTCCATTGAGCGTCTGGCTCGTGCGGGCAACAAGCTGATTTTCACAACATCGTTCGGCTATATGGATGCGACAATCAAGGTTGCGCAGAAATTCCCGAATGTGAAGTTCGAGCACGCAACCGGTTACAAGACTGCGGACAATGTCGCAGTTTACAATTCGCGCTTCTATGAAGGCCGTTATGTGCAGGGCGTGATCGCGGCCAAGATGTCCAAGGTTGGCGTTGCCGGTTACATCGGTTCCTTCCCGATCCCGGAAGTGGTGCAGGGCATCAACTCCTTCATGCTGGGCGCGCAATCGGTCAATCCAAATTTCAAGGTCAAGGTGATCTGGGCCAATTCCTGGTTTGATCCGGGCAAGGAAGCCGATGCTGCCAAGGCTCTGGTCGATCAGGGTGTTGATATCATTACACAGCACACGGATTCGACTGCACCGATGCAGGTGGCTGCCGAGCGCAAAATCAAGGCATTCGGTCAGGCTTCCGATATGATCAAGTTCGGTCCGGAAACCCAGTTGACCTCTATCGTTGATAATTGGGGGCCTTATTACATTGAACGGGCCAAGGCTGTGATTGACGGCACATGGAAAACCCACAATGTTTTCCATGGTATGCATGAAAATCTTGTTGTGATGGCGCCGTATACCAACATGCCTGACGATGTGAAGAAGCTGGCCGAGGAAACGCAGGCCAAGATCGCTTCTGGCGCGCTGAAGCCGTTCACGGGCCCAGTCAAGAAGCAGGATGGTTCGGAGTGGTTGAAGGCTGGCGAAACTGCCGATGACAAGACCATTCTCAGCATGAACTTCTACGTAGCCGGCGTAGACGACAAGCTGCCGCAATAA
- the bfr gene encoding bacterioferritin, whose product MKGDKKVIERLNEALFLELGAVNQYWLHYRLLDDWGYKLLAKKERAESIEEMQHADRIIERIIFLEGHPNLQSIGALRIGQNIKEVLEADLAGEYDAVKSYKKSREICAEVGDYVTKELFDELLKDEEGHIDFLETQLDLLGRIGVENYGQLNAAPADAAE is encoded by the coding sequence ATGAAAGGCGACAAAAAGGTCATCGAGCGGCTTAACGAAGCGCTGTTCCTCGAATTGGGAGCAGTCAATCAGTATTGGTTGCACTATCGCCTTCTGGACGATTGGGGTTACAAGCTGCTCGCCAAGAAAGAGCGCGCTGAATCCATTGAAGAAATGCAGCACGCTGATCGCATCATCGAGCGCATTATTTTCCTCGAAGGCCATCCAAATCTGCAGTCGATCGGCGCTCTCCGCATTGGTCAGAACATCAAGGAAGTGCTGGAAGCCGACCTTGCTGGTGAATATGACGCTGTAAAATCCTACAAGAAGTCACGCGAAATCTGCGCCGAAGTTGGCGACTACGTCACCAAGGAACTTTTCGATGAGCTTCTCAAGGACGAAGAAGGCCACATCGACTTCCTCGAGACACAGCTTGATCTGCTGGGCCGCATTGGCGTCGAGAACTACGGTCAGCTCAATGCTGCACCTGCTGACGCCGCTGAATAA
- a CDS encoding (2Fe-2S)-binding protein, with protein MLVCHCNIITQKEIENTIVELLDIDPWQLIVPAKVYHAMQKRGRCCGCFPNVVETIIKVTEEYHLRSGSNDSDAVSFIDRVRALRHEYGSSRHERRQKGHRAA; from the coding sequence ATGCTTGTATGTCATTGCAATATCATTACCCAAAAAGAGATCGAGAATACTATTGTTGAACTTCTCGATATTGACCCGTGGCAACTGATTGTCCCGGCAAAAGTCTACCATGCCATGCAGAAGCGCGGCCGCTGTTGCGGCTGCTTCCCAAACGTCGTTGAAACCATCATAAAGGTGACGGAAGAATATCACCTCCGCAGCGGTTCCAACGATTCTGATGCAGTGTCGTTTATTGATCGAGTGCGGGCATTGCGTCACGAATACGGGAGTTCACGGCATGAAAGGCGACAAAAAGGTCATCGAGCGGCTTAA
- a CDS encoding antibiotic biosynthesis monooxygenase family protein, translating to MYIAMNRFKVQSGSEEAFETVWKTRDSRLASVPGFVEFHLLRGSKNEEENYTLYASHTIWRTQADFTAWTQSEHFRAAHRNAGDSKPSYIGHPQFEGFSVVEGV from the coding sequence ATGTATATAGCCATGAATCGTTTCAAAGTTCAGTCCGGGTCCGAAGAAGCCTTTGAGACCGTATGGAAAACACGCGACTCCCGTTTGGCGTCGGTTCCTGGTTTTGTCGAGTTTCATTTATTGCGCGGTTCCAAGAACGAGGAGGAGAACTATACCCTCTACGCCTCGCATACCATCTGGCGCACGCAGGCGGATTTTACCGCATGGACTCAGTCCGAACATTTCCGTGCCGCGCATCGCAACGCGGGCGATAGCAAGCCAAGCTATATCGGACATCCCCAATTCGAAGGATTCTCGGTGGTCGAAGGCGTCTGA
- the rirA gene encoding iron-responsive transcriptional regulator RirA — translation MRLTRQTNYAIRILMYCAANDGNLSRIAEIAQAYTVSELFLFKILQPLVENGFVETVRGRNGGVKLGKPAKDITLFDVVRVTEENFAMAECFENDAAECPLIDSCGLNAALRKALNAFFEVLAQYSIDDIVKTRDVRALLGIDNLAPRLATAS, via the coding sequence ATGCGCCTAACCAGACAGACAAATTATGCCATTCGCATTCTGATGTATTGCGCCGCCAATGATGGCAATCTGAGCCGGATTGCTGAAATTGCGCAGGCTTACACGGTCTCCGAACTTTTCCTGTTCAAGATTCTGCAGCCACTCGTTGAAAACGGTTTCGTTGAAACCGTACGTGGGCGCAATGGCGGTGTGAAGCTTGGCAAACCTGCCAAGGACATCACGCTTTTTGATGTTGTGCGCGTGACCGAAGAAAACTTTGCCATGGCAGAGTGCTTTGAGAACGATGCTGCCGAATGCCCGTTGATCGACAGTTGCGGCCTGAACGCTGCCTTGCGTAAGGCATTGAATGCATTCTTCGAAGTGCTGGCCCAGTACTCCATTGACGATATCGTCAAGACAAGGGATGTGCGCGCCCTCCTCGGTATCGACAATCTGGCCCCGCGCCTCGCTACCGCCAGCTGA
- a CDS encoding putative quinol monooxygenase: protein MTELAIIVEFETHEGREEEFTALIREHARKTLDEEPGCLRFEVIKPIERDGTPIPNKVMVNELYANEAAVTAHENNPRLVKVRAANAPLLKSSRLILAKSLSAKPAEGMTTMELNASNDD, encoded by the coding sequence ATGACTGAACTGGCGATTATTGTTGAATTCGAAACACATGAAGGCCGAGAGGAAGAGTTTACGGCGCTCATTCGCGAGCATGCACGCAAAACACTTGACGAAGAACCGGGCTGCCTGCGCTTCGAAGTCATCAAACCAATCGAGCGTGACGGTACGCCTATTCCCAACAAGGTTATGGTCAACGAGCTTTATGCCAATGAGGCAGCCGTTACAGCCCATGAAAACAATCCGCGCCTGGTCAAAGTCCGTGCAGCCAATGCACCATTGCTCAAATCCAGCCGTTTGATCCTCGCAAAATCCCTGAGCGCCAAGCCGGCCGAAGGCATGACCACGATGGAACTGAATGCCAGCAATGACGATTGA
- a CDS encoding flavin reductase family protein, which yields MSVFQTGARAAQHELTVEADLFKDSMRHLAGAVSVITVGRGNDRTGFTATSVSSLAIDPPSVIVSLNRDSSSWPVLQRHGSFCVNVLAHDQRHVADSFAGRGGRKGIDRYLDSEWHELTTGTLALKNALTVLDCELDDAIERHSHGILIGRVRAVTVRKNAEPLLYWHGAYRHITPPVE from the coding sequence ATGTCCGTCTTTCAGACAGGGGCGCGTGCCGCCCAGCACGAATTGACTGTGGAAGCCGATTTGTTCAAGGATTCCATGCGTCACCTCGCGGGCGCGGTGAGTGTTATCACGGTAGGGCGTGGCAATGACCGGACAGGCTTTACTGCAACCTCGGTTTCGTCGCTGGCCATTGACCCGCCATCGGTGATTGTCAGCCTTAACAGGGATTCGTCATCATGGCCGGTGTTGCAGCGTCATGGCAGTTTCTGTGTCAATGTGTTGGCGCATGATCAGCGCCATGTTGCAGACAGTTTTGCCGGGCGGGGCGGGCGCAAGGGGATTGATCGCTATCTGGATAGCGAATGGCATGAGCTTACGACAGGAACGCTTGCTTTGAAGAATGCCCTGACGGTTCTTGATTGCGAACTTGATGACGCCATTGAACGGCATTCGCATGGCATACTCATTGGAAGGGTGCGCGCGGTCACTGTGCGCAAGAATGCTGAACCCTTGCTCTACTGGCACGGCGCTTACAGGCACATTACACCGCCAGTTGAGTGA
- a CDS encoding EamA family transporter, with translation MKPINLVWFAIPVLNTLFQVFIKLAAEQMTGLGFDMAWLIHAVTSPWMLAAIAAEVVCFVFWLQALAQLDLSKAFPLTGISYVMILATSWLIFREDISTLQIIGSTLILIGVWLIGTASGEQKNVEPSLSGVLPHKLH, from the coding sequence ATGAAGCCGATCAACCTTGTCTGGTTTGCCATTCCAGTTCTCAACACGCTGTTTCAGGTCTTTATCAAGCTCGCCGCAGAACAGATGACCGGCCTTGGCTTCGATATGGCCTGGCTTATCCATGCGGTTACATCACCATGGATGCTGGCCGCTATCGCCGCCGAAGTGGTCTGTTTCGTGTTCTGGCTGCAGGCATTGGCCCAGCTTGACCTGAGCAAGGCATTTCCCTTGACCGGTATTAGCTACGTGATGATCCTTGCAACGAGTTGGCTTATTTTCCGAGAAGATATCAGCACACTCCAGATTATCGGCAGTACACTGATTCTTATCGGTGTCTGGCTCATCGGCACTGCATCCGGCGAGCAAAAAAACGTCGAACCATCGCTTTCAGGTGTACTACCCCACAAACTGCATTAG
- a CDS encoding GNAT family N-acetyltransferase has translation MPQPMHDHVLQHAPVSAKIAVVAQTRIFESIRDIGREAWDKCFASEVEDYGCLLAIEDAGIAGFAFRYVTVIENGQLLAAMPAFLTDYQLDTTLEEGRLRQVLRRIRRTFSRFLTLKLACLGSPCTENGIVGFHPDVLERRKADLYSQLLSGFEHYSKANGCSLIGIKDVPEPATNAFATVFSDHEFAGIPGLPTAWLDIDFDSIETYMLRLSSGTRKDMRRKMKSFDKIRVEKRTDFANLLPQVMALYHDTRNRSEWQFEELTSDYFSGILSQMQGRSFCSFYYAGDQLLAANLLVHDGNTLIDKFFCMNSAEGRAYNLYYLSWFTNLRHCLDHGMTRYQSGQAYYENKIRLGSQLTRNTMYFKHRNPVIQWALRLASPLFAADETLKDGA, from the coding sequence ATGCCCCAGCCTATGCATGATCATGTTCTACAGCACGCGCCTGTTTCAGCAAAGATCGCTGTCGTGGCACAAACACGCATATTTGAATCGATCCGCGATATCGGCCGGGAAGCATGGGATAAATGCTTTGCCAGCGAAGTAGAGGATTATGGTTGCCTGCTTGCCATTGAGGACGCTGGGATTGCAGGTTTTGCCTTCCGTTATGTCACTGTTATCGAAAATGGCCAATTGCTCGCAGCCATGCCCGCATTTCTGACAGATTACCAGTTGGATACAACGCTCGAAGAAGGCCGGTTGCGTCAGGTTCTGCGCCGTATCAGAAGGACGTTTTCCCGATTTCTGACGCTCAAACTGGCTTGCCTCGGTTCGCCATGCACTGAAAATGGCATTGTTGGGTTTCATCCTGATGTGCTTGAACGGCGCAAGGCCGATCTGTATTCACAATTGCTATCGGGCTTTGAACATTATTCCAAGGCAAACGGCTGCTCGCTTATCGGTATCAAGGATGTGCCGGAGCCAGCGACAAATGCTTTTGCGACGGTGTTTTCGGATCATGAATTTGCAGGTATCCCCGGTCTGCCAACGGCCTGGCTCGATATCGATTTTGACTCAATCGAAACCTATATGCTCAGGCTTTCATCCGGAACGCGCAAGGACATGCGGCGGAAAATGAAATCCTTCGACAAAATCAGAGTGGAAAAACGCACTGATTTCGCGAACCTGCTGCCGCAGGTCATGGCGCTTTATCACGACACGCGCAATCGCAGCGAATGGCAGTTTGAAGAACTGACGTCTGATTATTTCAGTGGCATTCTCAGCCAGATGCAGGGACGTTCGTTCTGCAGCTTTTACTATGCAGGTGATCAGCTACTGGCTGCCAATCTGCTGGTTCATGATGGTAATACGCTGATCGACAAGTTCTTCTGCATGAACAGTGCCGAAGGCCGTGCCTATAATCTGTACTATCTAAGCTGGTTTACCAATCTGCGCCATTGTCTTGATCATGGCATGACGCGTTATCAGAGCGGACAAGCCTACTACGAAAACAAGATACGCCTCGGCAGTCAGCTGACACGCAACACCATGTACTTCAAGCATCGCAATCCAGTCATTCAATGGGCGTTGCGCCTCGCCTCACCGCTGTTTGCGGCTGATGAAACATTGAAGGATGGCGCATGA
- a CDS encoding alpha/beta hydrolase translates to MQMSDGLSYFLEGSNGKGVLLVHGLTGAPAEMKMLARQLNRKGYSVYAPLLAGHGVDMATLTRSRWQDWLESVHEATEKFAPYTDETFAAGICIGGKLSMMAAHQRPNSIKAVAIYSPCFHYDGWNVPHYYWLLSPFIELLSHIPSIAKLNFSETSALGIKDERIRRMMVSMEAEGVIDKFPGKGIAEMYRLGKELKRNLPQMRTPTLILHAKEDDLSSPKHARYISRHIGGPHQLTWIEDSYHMIHVDRQRQKVGDYTAAFFEANNAPAYA, encoded by the coding sequence ATGCAGATGTCTGATGGATTGAGCTATTTCCTTGAAGGCTCAAATGGCAAAGGCGTATTGCTCGTCCATGGTTTGACGGGCGCGCCTGCGGAAATGAAAATGCTGGCCCGGCAGCTGAACCGGAAAGGCTACAGCGTCTATGCTCCGCTTCTGGCGGGGCATGGCGTTGACATGGCAACATTGACGCGGTCACGCTGGCAGGACTGGCTGGAAAGTGTGCATGAGGCAACAGAGAAATTTGCCCCCTATACCGATGAAACATTTGCGGCCGGCATCTGTATCGGCGGCAAATTATCGATGATGGCTGCCCATCAAAGGCCAAACAGCATCAAGGCCGTGGCCATCTATTCGCCCTGCTTCCATTATGACGGCTGGAATGTACCGCATTATTACTGGCTGCTTTCACCCTTTATCGAGCTGTTGTCGCATATTCCGTCAATCGCCAAGCTGAATTTCAGCGAAACCTCGGCACTTGGCATCAAGGACGAGCGCATCAGGCGCATGATGGTAAGCATGGAAGCAGAGGGCGTTATCGATAAATTCCCCGGAAAGGGCATCGCCGAGATGTACCGTCTTGGCAAGGAGTTGAAACGGAACTTACCGCAAATGCGCACGCCGACACTCATCCTTCATGCCAAAGAAGATGATTTGAGCAGCCCAAAACACGCCCGTTATATCAGCCGCCACATTGGCGGACCGCATCAGCTGACATGGATCGAAGACAGCTATCATATGATCCATGTCGACCGGCAGCGCCAGAAAGTTGGCGACTACACAGCGGCATTCTTCGAGGCTAACAATGCCCCAGCCTATGCATGA
- a CDS encoding fatty acid desaturase family protein has product MKLFAHTRWDIAPILAAIAHLLFNIYLVVGFESRPLWLSLVLGGLYAVSISWNINSISHNFIHTPYFKSRAMNYAFSLLESVTIGFSQTYYQWIHMRHHSGNSDRPNEKGETIDWLSIYRHGKNGEPENVWSYTFLSFFRDSLGDIHKAISKNRPFDAKWGRFELYAFLGLAAIGFLWDWKAMLFFAPFYYLGNCLSSLNGYYEHLHGDPDEPIAWGVSSHNTFYNWLWFGNGYHAEHHYRPKTHWTELRNFHEKIKEEQDKAGVHVISTCHALGFMAPENRNPDMIDADV; this is encoded by the coding sequence ATGAAACTCTTCGCTCATACAAGGTGGGATATCGCGCCCATACTCGCAGCTATTGCTCACCTTCTCTTCAATATCTATCTGGTCGTCGGCTTCGAAAGCCGGCCCTTGTGGCTCTCGCTTGTGCTTGGTGGGCTCTACGCAGTCTCGATCTCGTGGAACATCAACAGCATTTCGCATAACTTCATCCACACCCCCTATTTCAAGTCCCGTGCAATGAACTACGCGTTCAGCCTGCTGGAATCGGTGACAATCGGGTTCTCCCAGACCTATTATCAGTGGATTCACATGCGCCATCACTCGGGCAATAGCGATCGCCCGAACGAGAAGGGTGAAACCATCGACTGGTTGTCGATCTATCGCCATGGCAAGAATGGTGAGCCTGAGAATGTCTGGAGCTATACGTTTCTGAGCTTCTTCCGCGATAGCCTCGGCGATATTCACAAGGCCATCTCGAAGAACCGGCCATTTGATGCCAAATGGGGCCGCTTCGAGCTTTATGCGTTTCTCGGTCTGGCTGCGATCGGTTTTCTCTGGGACTGGAAGGCGATGCTCTTTTTCGCGCCCTTCTATTATCTTGGAAACTGCCTCTCTTCGCTTAACGGCTATTATGAGCACCTCCACGGCGATCCAGATGAACCTATTGCATGGGGCGTGAGCAGCCATAACACCTTCTATAATTGGCTCTGGTTCGGCAATGGCTACCACGCTGAACATCACTACCGCCCGAAGACCCATTGGACTGAACTGCGCAACTTCCATGAGAAAATCAAGGAAGAGCAGGACAAGGCCGGTGTACACGTCATCAGTACGTGCCACGCACTTGGGTTCATGGCCCCGGAAAACAGAAACCCGGATATGATCGATGCAGATGTCTGA
- a CDS encoding EamA family transporter produces MTGTLTPHMLALIAFCVFTETAREVCFKYSADNEALAAALIKPVTWLGVIFWALELVGWTIVLEHVPLSIAFPLMALSYVIIVLAGAWIFKEQINLRHAAGVLFITAGVACVGATGL; encoded by the coding sequence ATGACCGGCACGTTGACCCCCCACATGCTTGCCTTGATTGCCTTCTGCGTTTTCACGGAAACCGCGCGGGAAGTCTGCTTCAAATATTCCGCCGATAACGAGGCACTGGCCGCCGCTTTAATCAAACCTGTGACCTGGCTCGGCGTGATCTTCTGGGCGCTGGAACTCGTTGGCTGGACCATCGTGCTCGAGCATGTGCCGCTGTCGATCGCCTTTCCGCTCATGGCTCTCAGCTATGTCATCATCGTGCTCGCAGGAGCATGGATATTCAAAGAACAAATCAACCTTCGCCACGCAGCCGGTGTGCTGTTCATAACAGCCGGTGTGGCTTGTGTAGGAGCAACAGGATTATGA